The DNA window ATTCGCTATCCGCGAAGGTGGTCGTACAGTAGGTGCTGGTCAGGTTACTGAAATCCTGAAATAAGTATCTCACAATACTAAAAGCCATTAGCTTCAGCTATTAAATGTCAGGATTTATTATTATATTTGCTGACTGCTGAGAGCTCAACGCTAATGGCTTTATACACGGGTATGGTGCAACGGTAGCATACGGGTCTCCAAAACCTTTGATCTGGGTTCGAATCCTAGTACCCGTGCCAGGTTAATTAAAAATATATAGATGGTTGAATTGTTATTATTATCAAATAGAACAATTCAACCATTTTTAGGCTTTAATCAATTGACCATAAATCGTTAACTTTACAGAATGAATAAGATCAGAAACTACTTCCGTGAGTCTTATCATGAGTTGGTCTACAAAGTATCCTGGCCTACCTGGCAGGAACTGCAGTCTTCTACCATGATCGTGCTGATAGCGACCCTCTTTGTTACAGCGTTGGTATGGGGGATGGACGCCGCTTCCAATTTTGTGTTAGCACACTATTACGAAATATTCAAAAAATAGGAACATGGATGCAACCAATATTCCTGCTCAGGAAACAAAGTGGTATGTACTCCGCGTTGTTAGTGGCAAGGAAAAAAAAGTGAAGGAATACCTGGATATTGAAGTGCGCAGGTCTGATTGGGGAAATGTGATCACTCAGGTGTTTCTGCCGGTGGAAAAAGTTTACAAGGTGCAGGCTGGTAAAAAGGTGATGCGTGAAAAAAACTTCTACCCCGGTTATGTGATGATTGAAGCCATCGATGGTAAAATGACAGACGAAGTGATCCAGGCCATCCGTAACGTGTCTGGTGTAATCCACTTCCTCGGTAAGGAAAAACCAATTGCACTCCGTAAAGCCGAAGTAAACAAAATGTTAGGTAAAGTGGACGAACTGAGCGATCAGGGACTCACCATGAGCGAACCTTTCATCGTCGGCGAAACCATCAAGATCATCGACGGCCCGTTCAACGATTTCAACGGCGTAATCGAAGAAGTGATCGAAGACAAAAAGAAACTGAAAGTAACTGTGAAAATCTTTGGCCGTGCCACCCCTGTAGAACTCAACTTCATGCAGGTAGAAAAATTAGCATAGTTACCACAGCTATAACTTTATTGAAAAAGCGTTCCGGAATGCCGGAACGCTTTTTTACTTTTATTATTTACCAGTTTATTGATCTGAAAAACGATGAAACGACTGATCAGCACCCTAACCTGTAGCTTATTACTCCTCCAGGCAACCGCCCAGATCCCTGTAAAAAAAACGACCACTACGGCAGCACCCGCCATCACCTTCACGGCTATTCCTGATTCTGCGACGGGTTCCTCCGCATCTATGGCCGCTTATCTGGCTGCCCACAGTGAAAGTAAGCTGGCCGCCCTCCGTTCTCTGTATAGCTGGATGTCTTCCCATATTCAGTACGATATGGTGAACACCTTTAAACCCGACTATTATAAAGATACCACAGACGCCATCAGGAAAACCCTGCAAACCCGTACCGCTGTATGCCAGGGATATTCTGCCCTGTTTATGGATGTATGCCGGAAAGCCGGGATACCTGCCTGGCAGATAAGCGGGTATACACTGACCAACGGAAAGGTAGATAATGCCAGTCACGCCTGGGTGGCTGTGTTGCTGGACAACGAGTGGCAGCTGATAGATCCTACCTGGGGATCGGGTGGGGTGATCAACAATAAATATATAGCTAAAATCAACTGGAAATATTTCCTGGTATCACCGGCTGTATCAATTAAAACACATGTACCCTTTGATCCATTGTATCAGTTCCTGGAACAGCCGTTAAGGCACGATGAGATACGGGACGGAAAATGGGCAGCCGGTGCCGGCAGGCCTCGTTTTG is part of the Chitinophaga flava genome and encodes:
- the secE gene encoding preprotein translocase subunit SecE; the encoded protein is MNKIRNYFRESYHELVYKVSWPTWQELQSSTMIVLIATLFVTALVWGMDAASNFVLAHYYEIFKK
- a CDS encoding transglutaminase domain-containing protein; protein product: MKRLISTLTCSLLLLQATAQIPVKKTTTTAAPAITFTAIPDSATGSSASMAAYLAAHSESKLAALRSLYSWMSSHIQYDMVNTFKPDYYKDTTDAIRKTLQTRTAVCQGYSALFMDVCRKAGIPAWQISGYTLTNGKVDNASHAWVAVLLDNEWQLIDPTWGSGGVINNKYIAKINWKYFLVSPAVSIKTHVPFDPLYQFLEQPLRHDEIRDGKWAAGAGRPRFAYRDTLAAFTSMSLQDRATNAVARIDRYGVTNQMVSAEMTYLINVMTVEKHNAEVTAQNGVIDRLNACSSRYNRVVNSFNDYVVFRNNQFSPSKPDKEIREWVDGMMSKTTEIEQQLQGLTITDPGNRRVLAELEESVTQMKRRLAEEQAFVTKYIKTGKLFRKSLFYKLAF
- the nusG gene encoding transcription termination/antitermination protein NusG, producing the protein MDATNIPAQETKWYVLRVVSGKEKKVKEYLDIEVRRSDWGNVITQVFLPVEKVYKVQAGKKVMREKNFYPGYVMIEAIDGKMTDEVIQAIRNVSGVIHFLGKEKPIALRKAEVNKMLGKVDELSDQGLTMSEPFIVGETIKIIDGPFNDFNGVIEEVIEDKKKLKVTVKIFGRATPVELNFMQVEKLA